In one window of Oryzias melastigma strain HK-1 linkage group LG5, ASM292280v2, whole genome shotgun sequence DNA:
- the rem1 gene encoding GTP-binding protein REM 1, which produces MNPNREKEPLRRRCSTPIPPLSHHLSRTWDPRLSSCTQADPENLNVCRSHPPLGQSASYHPGDKSLHYRAQWSSDSDEDSQSDSDCVYRVVLLGDHGVGKTSLAGIFAGVTERDEHPGDDTYERTLTVDGEDATLVVMDTWQTDKPEAGGKGPDCCLQVGSAYVIVYSVTDRSSFDSAAELRITLRRARQAENLPIILVGNKSDLVRAREVAVEEGRACAVVFDCKFIETSASLQHNVAELFEGVVRQIRLRRDSSEVTKRRLSTYKRKESLTQKARRFLDRLVARNNQRMAVKVRSKSCHDLAVL; this is translated from the exons ATGAACCCCAACAGAGAGAAGGAGCCTCTGCGGCGGCGATGCAGCACACCCATACCCCCCCTCTCCCATCACCTGTCCAGGACTTGGGACCCCCGCCTTTCTAGCTGCACTCAAGCAGACCCAGAGAACTTGAATGTTTGCCGCAGCCACCCCCCTCTGGGACAGTCAGCGTCCTACCACCCTGGAGACAAATCCCTGCACTACCGGGCCCAGTGGAGCTCTGACTCTGATGAGGACTCGCAGAGTGACTCGGACTGTGTTTACAGAGTGGTGCTGCTGGGAGACCATGGTGTCGGGAAGACCAGCCTCGCTGGGATCTTTGCTGGAGTCACAGAGAGGGACGAGCATCCTGGAG ATGACACATATGAGCGGACGCTGACGGTGGATGGAGAGGACGCCACGCTGGTTGTCATGGACACGTGGCAGACTGATAAACCG GAGGCTGGGGGCAAAGGTCCTGACTGCTGCCTGCAGGTTGGGAGTGCTTACGTCATCGTCTACTCCGTCACGGACCGCTCCAGCTTCGACTCTGCTGCTGAGCTGCGCATCACTCTGAGGCGCGCCCGGCAGGCCGAAaaccttcccatcatcctcgtGGGCAACAAGAGCGACCTGGTCCGGGCCAGAGAGGTAGCAGTGGAAG AGGGCCGGGCGTGCGCCGTGGTGTTCGACTGTAAGTTCATTGAGACCTCGGCCTCCCTGCAGCACAACGTGGCCGAGCTGTTTGAGGGCGTGGTGCGGCAAATCCGCCTCCGTCGGGACAGCAGTGAGGTCACCAAGCGGAGGCTCTCAACCTACAAGCGCAAAGAGAGTCTGACCCAAAAAGCCCGGCGGTTCCTGGACCGTTTGGTTGCACGTAACAACCAGCGCATGGCGGTGAAGGTCCGGTCCAAAAGCTGTCATGACCTGGCTGTTCTTTAG